The Sardina pilchardus chromosome 5, fSarPil1.1, whole genome shotgun sequence DNA window TTGCCTTTCAGGCAAAAACATACAACCAAATAACATGATTTCAATATGCCATGGACAAACATTTTATCTAGAGGGCaaacttttttttactgtggTGTCCACTTTTTGACAAGAGCAATAATCAGCAATAATACGTGGAAGATAATGAACCCATATGAGACAGTCCAACATGGAACGCTGCTGCAATCCATCTCTTGAAATTTACACATAAGTAAGGTTTTACGATttaatacaaaatgtaaaaatttTAAGTGATGGAAAATAATACTACACTATTTCCTACCAAGACCAACACACAATCAAAGAATAAACAACATGATGtgttctacagtatataacGGGTATCTCTAGCATGTCGGTTACACGATGGAAAAAAGATAATGTCACATGATTAAGAAGGATACTTCATACTGGACACAGGGTGGGAAGGTGACGTTATAAAACTGCTTTTCCAACTGCGAGTtgaaagttcttttttttttctttcacaaaAAAACGTCTCGGATTTTGTGAAGTGGAATATTTACAGCCTTTTGAGGCTCTGCCCTCTCAACCAGGACACGCAGCCTACACGTCTGACATACGGGACTCCCAATGGTAGCACTGCTGCTGACCTCAGTCACAAGAGGAGTTGAGGGAAGCCGACCCAGAACAGTCTCATTCTGTGCAGTACTTGGTACGCTATTGGCGGGGTTGAGGTTGCATTGCTGGCATTAGGTATGGACATAACGTGTGAAGCATGAGGAGGGAGGGTGGTTTGGGCGGGCGCGGGGGGCAgttgttggggtggggtgggggcataGAAAGTGAAAAGATGCAGTACGGGGTCAAACGTACAGGGAATGGATAGTGGAGAGGATGCCAAGGatttggggggatggggggattgAAAAGGACAAAAGTTCAAATTCCTTTACAACTGTTCGCTGTTGCAGACATAGTCAACAAGGTCTGTGACGCCAAGCAGGTCGTCCTCATCCTCGTCGGGCGGGGGCATCTCCTGCGAAGCCAGGCCGTTGGCGGTCATGGCGACGGCCGTGGCTGCGGCCGGGTTCTTGGGGCCGATGTGGGCCATGAGGCCCGCGGCAGCTCCGACCACAGCGCCCCCCGGAGGCCTGGAGATCAGGCCCTCCGGCCCTTTCATTGGGCTCTGTCCGTTGGTCGGGGGCAGGTCGACCACGAGGTAGTCCAGCGGGCTGGTCCCCTTCACCAGAGCTGccgcctcctcgtcctcctcgtccaaGCCGAGAGGCCGCGGTGGCCTCTTAGACTCCTCCGACTCCTTCTCTGCCGGCgcactcttcttctcctcctcttcctcgtcggAGTCGTCAGAGTCGATGCGATTCACCCGTTTGCGGATCGGGCGGTCTTCCTCCTCAGAGTCGTCCGAGTCGTCATCATCGCTGTCCTCGGACTCTCTCCTCCGCTTGAGGGACAGGTGCCTCCGCCGTTTCTTCGAGTCCTCCTCTGAAGAATCTCTTCTCCGTCTCTTTTTCTTCCGCTCCCCCTCATCGGAATCTCGGGAGCTGGAGCTTGCTGAAAGAGTAAAGGGGaaaatgtttacaaattattcaACCGAAGAACTGTTTAATGTTTAGCATTAGTAATTCCTTTATAAGTACTCAATTACTGTACAATACTCAAGTACATAGGTGTATGGTACATACTTTGAAATAGGAACACATAACGTAAGTGTACTGTCCATACTTTGAAATAGGAACTTCAGCAGTATGTCAGAGAAATGAGTATAGTGCACGTGTGAGGTGTTGATGCTAAGCTAACCTTGACTCTCGGAGCTGGAGAGACGTTTGCGCGGCTTCATTTTGTCCTTGTTCTTGGCAGTCTGGGAGCCCTCCGATTCGGACGTTTCACAGTAGTTCACCGCCTTTTTCAGACTCCGACGGGAACGCCGCCTCCGCATGTCCAGATCACTCTCGCTGAACTCACTCGAACCCTCCGTAGCTacagaagaaaacaaacaagcatatTTAAAATAAGCCCCGATgatttgagagagtgagagagagatggatgggagAGTAGGACTCAGAAATGGCAAGCTGGAATCAATCCTACTGGGCACGAACCCATATGTGGCATGCATGCTGCTCTGTGAGCAATAGCTGCCCTTGTATAGCACACTGTAGAGATAAGGGGCCCCAATTTGAATGGTGGGCAAAGTGCAAACTGCAAAGTCTATCAACAAGGCAAGTTCTTGTGCACACACTACAGTGGCCGTGTTGCATATGGAAGTTTTGGCCTGACTAATCATTGTTTGCAGATAGGTCTTGGTCACTGTGTTAAAGTGCTAATTGATTTCACCTAGTTATTAAAACTAACTTgagttaccgtaatttccccaaCTACTAGCCGCGgcttaaacattgattttgcaaattttTTTCAACtacgaggttaatacatgggggcagttaatatggttttgtttcttttaacttgcataaaaacactgttctgcggcttatacacagtggccctcatttatcaacgtacatctgagcgcagagcgctcacgtgtgattcatcaaacattcgtatcactccaattctagTGTAAGAATAAAGGTGTGTtgatgtggcggctggaaacaagcgtaattTAAATATTGCCTGTTTTACGCCAATTTTTGGTcatacgcacgtttcataaatgagggccagtgtgactaatacacaggaaatgacagtgAACACAAGACTTTGTACTTTGCCATAAACCAATTCAGGGCCCATGAAGAGCCACCGTACCGATctcgtcatcctcctcctcttcagtctCCTCCAGTTCTTCGTCGTCGGAGTAGCCTTTGGGTCGCCTGCGTCGCCGTGGCTGCCGAGTATTCCACCGACGCTTAACAGACTTCCTGGACCACGCCGAGCCCCGAAACCGTGGGCCGTTGCCCGTGCTCCCGAAGTCGCTGTCGTCGCCGGACTGGGCCTCAGCATCACTCTCCGCGTCGTTCTCGGACACCACAAACTCCTCCTCTTCAGAGCTGCCGTCGAGATGGAGGGGAAAGAGACATATGGCAGATCAAAGCCAGGGTCAGATCGAGGCCTTTGTTGTCTTCAAAAAGAAAGACAATTATCTTTAGTCAATTTCCAGTGGGATGGTCACTACCTGTCACTGATGCGGAACTCatcctcgctctcctcctcatcctcctcctcatcgctGTCCAGGTCGTTGAGACGCCGCCGCTTCTTCCTCCGCTGTCCGACGTTCGGACGCTGTGGCTTTCCGTTCTCCTTGCCATCCTCACTCAAAATGGTGGACATGTCCTTCCCTCTGAGCCCTGTGATGTTGGCCATGTCCTTACCCCGGCCAGCTCCTGTAGGTGAATAAAAGTTGTATATGTGATTAAATCTGGGAAAACTCTTCACAAGGTGCAATTTAACCATCTTATGATTCTGATATCACCCTAGCAACATCCAATAATTTGGGAGGATGGTATACAGGATTTTGTTAGGGGACCGTGTCTAGAGAgttgctaggatggtatcaAAATCTTAAATTGGTGACATTGAAACagagcaaaacatttttttaaaaaatcaaggatttttgtGGGCACCATGGGAAGGGTTTTCCTAGATCGTATTATTATAACGTTACTACACAAGATTTCTTCAAGGTGCTTCTGTCTTTATATGAAGAGGATGCAAACAATGGCATTTCATGTGAATATCTTACGGTTAATCAGAAAACACAACATTATCCTTTGTTTAGGCAGCCCGAGGTTTAGATGGGCCAATCAATGGTGCTGCCTGGAGATCGATTTGAAGATATGAAAGAAATATGAAAGTTGAGTTTCTAATCAAATACTGTGGCTCTTTGGCAGACTCACCTCCACCTTCTGCTTCTTTGAGATCCTCTTCAATTGCCTCCTCGATGGCTTCATCAAACTCATCAAACCTTAAAAGCAGAAAATGGGATTTCCCATTTGTTAAAAGGCAACAACAAATCAGAAATGTTTCTCTGCACAGGCCGATAGTTGATGGTGAACCTTAGAGCACACAGCTCAATCTGTGTCATGGCACATTCAATACTAGAGGAAATTCTACAACTTTCATTACATCACACCAATCTTTCTGCAAGGGACACCACTTAGAAAATTAGCAATCTTCAGTTGGGTTAGGGAAAGACCACCAAAGAGACAGGTGGAATCGATCAattacacaaagacacatattaGCAAATGGTACCTGTAGCTTATGAATTTCTTTGCCCTTGTTGACCTCCGACCCCAGCTTTTGCTCTTTTTaacttctttcttttccttcttttccaCTTCCGGTTCTTTCTGCTCCTCCACTTCCAtcttacaaaacaaacaaacaaacaaacaaacaaacaaacaaacaaacgtcaaGTTGGGTACAGCATCATCAAAAGAAAACCCACCAAGTGTTTACACCTTAATGGCAAAATTGTCAGTGTTTGGAGGGAGGCACTGTGGCCCAAATGCCCATGGGGACACGGGTTCGAGTCCGAATcgggtcatttcccaatcccaccccatccctcaccCCCAATCGcttcctgtttctctcctcACTGCCCAATTACAATAATCCAAatcccaaaaatatacttttcaGTGTTCACTCCAGCATGGCAAGTATTGGACTGTTAGAAAATTATAGCTATATAGTGATAACCTAATCAATATttgttaaccctatgagccctaagctgttttaagggcattttccctacctctagttagaagcatttatcctggtcactgtaagtgccattcacacatgttacatattgttttttacagcacagtctaggctacccagatctgccacaatatcatgtataaatacttgcattgatttgatttagatttttaaataataaaaatgtaaaaagcatacaatacaaattcttacattttgacgtgtatctcaccacagcaagctggcAGCTCGACATAACttacatggttgtgtaggcctgactatcctgaaaatggcaatataagaaccatggtggaggtatactttggggctgagcaatttacagaaatatgtggtgtgtgccttccagaaataaatggccatttttattcagtgatgagaaatgactttttgacactttttgcgctccatatttgtgacactagctgatttgacctgacttgtttgcgtggtagcgcatatgacgtgcacagatgatgattccctctaatatttttttactgcattggaatgaacaaagtaaaggcaaaaaagtgtttatttgtcaaaaaaaatatggatgcaatatgagtcttgaattggataccatacaggagcttgctaggatctcaaaaccgtattatgaacgtgacttgccatagccagtaggctatcatgccacacaaaaacatggggtaagtggagctaaatgaagttattattttgctgtcacttcgtctgttttatggttTAGAAGGTTGTctttggcatctgtggatagctctaagtctcctctttcatctgacatgcgtgccacaTCGTTCTGATAGCGATTTcatgagtaaatcaaacgagagtaatggtagccgaagctatatgacattatgatttgtttgtcacttcgtctgtttttataacacaaaaggatcgatgtctttggtatcaatggaaagctctgtttctcctctttcatttgatatgcgtgtcgtGTCTGTGCGATGTCGGGTgcgtgagtaattcaagcgagagtgctggatgcctgggtgaacgcagagcaatatagactgtaaatatgatatactttgatttaacttcatgattttattttattttcatacttgatcctacagacaagtgtctagtctcgttggaaagccccggttctgctctttcgtgcagtattcgtctcatctcgctgtgacaaataatcacggagcaatgtaacagagaagaatgggtgtgttttttgacgcactttgcgtccgtcgggctcatagggttaatatGTAGCATTGCCTAAAAACACATTGGTCTTAAATCTGCTTTGTTACAATAGCTCTAATCATTCCAGTAACATGTAGAAATCTGATTCAGCTAACATgacatctaaaaaaaaacagaaaagaaaatgatCTCGTCAGATTTCTTGTGAGATTGCTACTTCCGGTCACTGAGGTGGAACTCTTCTGGTCTTCACTGTTCTGTAACACTAGCTCAGATACTGTAGCAAAACAATACTGTCTAAATGGGACATCTTGACTGGATGGATGAAGGAACATTTGTATGAAGACAGACTAACAGAACCTACCCATAATCCCACACAACTTACCGACGGAGTGATGATGTTCTCCACGCTGATGCCAACATAGACCAGACGCTCTTTTctgataatttttttttttaaaatcaagcAAAAACATATTAAGTAATTAACAAATATTTCATCAGTTGAGATGAAATGATTGACATTCTATACATATCGACTTATGTCCACTGAGTCAGTAGCTGGAAATATTCACACTGACCTTCGCTCGGCACGTTCTCTTTTCTTTAACACGGCATCGAGATTTGTTAATTGCTCTTCCAGTTTTTCACATAGGAGCTTCTGCAAGGACAAACCAACGACAGGCAGAGGATGAGTGCAGACCTTTTGTCAGTTACTTGAAAACTAAATCCTAGAAATCAAATCATTCATAGATATGCACAATAGGACAATATGTCACAATTAGCATAATAAAAGACAGGAACAATTGTTAACCACCATCATTCAGATGTGGGTCATCATTGTAAAGTATGAAGAAATAAAAGGAAAAGGCAACACTATATAACTATGTATGTGGCATCATCTTCATATTCACTTTCACTTTGATGGTATGAGGTCATGTCAAGGACAAATAAACACAAGTCAGTCCTCACTCTTACAGCTATGAGCATAATCACTTACATGCTGGCACGGGGGGCAGAACCATTCTCCATCAGGGATGATCATCAGGGGGGGTCTGAGACAAGCTGTGTGGTACCCATTATCGCATGAGTCGCACAGCAggatctgaaacacacacacacacacgtcagttcACCAACTATAACTGTTAATATGTATTATGGTACTACAGCAAGCTGAcaaagacattcacacacacacacatcagttcaCCATCTATAACGTATGTATTATGGTACTACAGCAAGCTGACAAAGACAAAGGTATTTTCATGTTCCCACGCACCAGTTCAGGATGGTTTGGCAGGCCACAGTGTTTACATGGATCGTCATTTGGTGGGAGGTCATCATCGGAAGACGTGTCAGAGTCGTCCGTGTTCCTCTCTCTGCGGTTCCTCGTCCTTCGGGGCCGCTTCTCCACTTTGTAGTCCTCATCACTGGGGTCCTCCTCAGATTCCTCTTCAACGCTCGACTCGTCTTCGTTatcatcgtcgtcgtcatccTCCGAACCTTTCTTTTTCCGTCGCGTTCGTGTGTTTGACCAGCGTGTCCGCCTCCGTCGTTTACCCTGTAATGGCGTTTAACGTGTAATCATGTGCACAGTTTTGACAAAACTTGTACAATGTGCAATCCAGTCTTACGTTCACAAAACTGGCAAGACTCACTGTGATGTTAAAACACACTATAAAACAAAGATTAAGGTAGACTGTTTCAGTAATTGTGTGATTCAGTGGGTTTCTAGTATACATCTCATACTACATACAACTTCCTGGCGTCACGAAACTTTTGGAAGAAGTGCAATGTCCCTCTTTAGACTTTTCGGCTTTAGCAATCTCGGTCACTGCAGCCTTACACACATTTTACAAGTTTAGTGGGAGAGCTCATATCATCAACTCAGCACACTATACGGTCTTAATCACTGTCTaacattttttatatataattgtAAGCTATTACCTTTGACTTTGAATGTGCATCAGAGTCCACTTTCTTCTCCTTGGGTTTTCTCACTGGAACCggacactcctcctcctcctcctcttcctcctcctccttctctggcTTTTCAACCTCTTTGTCGGCCAGCAGTGTGAACGGTTTCTTGTCTTGTTTCCTGTCCTGGATCTCGGCCACCTTGGCAGTTGGGCGACAGATCCGGGGCGATCTCCTGAGCCCCCTCCCGTCCCCGGCCTCCGACTCCGAGTCGGCccgcctctcctccctctggaGCTCTGCTTTCCTGCGGTGCGCTGCCACGCGGATCTTCAGGTGCAACCCCTCGTTATCGCCGCCCTCTCCGTCTTCAGTCTGGGCTGATTTGTCAGGCTCGTCCGtcttctcctcatccttctccttGCTCTCCTCGGAGCCACTGTggtcttctttcttcttcttcttcttcttcgagGGCTCAAGTTTTCCACCATCTTGTTTCGGGTCATGTTCTGACTCTTCATCTGATCCAGATTTCTTTTTATCTGCGTCCTTTTTGGCAGGCTCCTCACAGTCCATGGGGGTTGTTTCGGCATGGCAGTCCTTTTCTTCCATGTGTTTGGACTCATGTTTCTTCTCTGCTGCCTTTCTGCACTCGTCCTTTTTCTCCTCTGCCTTTTTGAATTCATCCTTTTTCTCATCTGCCTTTTTGGATGCATCCTGTTTCTCTTCTGCCTTAGAGGATTCATCCTTCTTCACTTCTGCCTTTTTGGACTCATCCTTTTTGGATGCAtccttcttctcttctgctgTTTTGGATGCACCCTTTTTCTCTTCTGCCTTAGTGGATTCATCCTTCTCCACCTCTACTTTTTTGGATGCATCCTTCTTTTCTGCTGCTTTGGATGCACCCTTTTTCTCTTCTGCCTTAGTGGATTCATCCTTCTCCACCTCTACCTTTTTGGATGCATCCTTCTTTTCTGCTGCTTTGGATGCACCCCTTTTCTCTTCTGCCTTATTGGATTCATCCTTCTCCACCTCTACCTTTTTGGATGCATCCTTCTTTTCTGCTGCTTTGGATGCACCCTTTTTCTCTTCTGCCTTAGTGGATTCATCCTTCTCCACCTCTACCTTTTTGGATGCATCCTTCTTTTCTGCTGCTTTGGATGCACACTTTTTCTCTTCTGCCTTAGTGGATTCATCCTTCTCCACCTCTACCTTTTTGGATGCATCCTTATTTTCTGCTGATTTGGATGCACCCTTTTTCTCTTCTGCCTTAGTGGATTCATCCTTCTCCACCTCTACCTCTACCTTTTTGGATGCATCCTTCTTTTCTGCTGCTTTGGATGCATCCTTTTTCTCTTCTGCCTTTGTGGATTCATCCTTCTTCAATTCTGCCTTTTTGGACTCATCCTTCTTATCTTCTGCTTTTTTGGATGCATCATTTTTCTGTTCGGTCTTTGTAGATTCATCCTTCTTCAATTCTGCCTTTTTGGACTCCTCCTTTTTAGATGCatccttcttctcttctgtctttttGGATGCATCCTTATTCTCTTCTGTCTTTTTGGATGCATACTTTTTCTCTTCTGTTTTTGTAGATTCATCCTTCTTCACTTCTGCCTTTTTGGACTCATCCTTTTTGGATGCatccttcttctcttctgtctttttGGGTGCatccttcttctcttctgtctttttGGGTGCATCCTTCTTCTCTTCAGTCTTTTTGGATGCATCCTTCTTCTCTTCTGCCTTTGTAGATTCATCCTTCTTCACTTCTGCCTTTTTGGACTCCTCCTTTTTGGATGTATCcttctcttctgtctttttGGATGCatcctttttcttttctgcctTTGTAGATTCATCCTTCTTCACTTCTGCCTTTTTGGACTCATCCTTTTTGGATGCATCCTTCTTCTCTTCTGCCTTTGTAGATTCAACTTTCTTCACTTCCGCCTTTTTGGATTCCTCCTTTCTGGATGCATCCTTATTCTCTTCTGCTGTTTTGGATTCATCCTTTTTCTCTTCTGCCTTTTTAGACTCATCCTTTTTCTGATCTGTTTTTTTGGATTCATCCTTTTTCGGTTCTGTCTTTTTGGACACATCCTTTTTCTCCTCCACTTTCTTAGCCTCATCTTTCTTTTCTACCCTTTTGGTCTCACTGTTCTTGTCTTTTACATTTGCAATCGTGTCCATCTTTTCTTTTACCTCTTCAgcatctttcttttctcctgctTTTCCCACCTCACTGACAGATGCTTTTACGGGCCCAGGAACTGATGTCTGAACCTCCATGGGCTCCTCTATGCTTTCGGCAGCAGGACCACACTTTTCAGACCagttctctgcctctttctctgttttgccCGTCTCCTTTGGGATCAATTTGGGGGCAGACGTGGAAGTCTTATCCTTACCACTATCCAGTTTGTCTGCATCCTTTGGGTTTGCAACAGAAGCTGAAGGTGTGCAACCCTTATCCTTTTCAATTTGCTTTGAGGTGCCTTTAGTTCCTGACTCCTTGCAGATCATTTCTTTTTCTGTGCTGTCT harbors:
- the rsf1b.1 gene encoding remodeling and spacing factor 1, which encodes MSSVFCSSIGKMAASAAAAAPSPGLCPSFAVICSFLERYGALLDLPELTFPQLERYLQDNSSVPKLLVDLHVKLLRKIGKSVSADRWEKYLIKVCQEFNTTWAWELEKKGYKEMTVECKTGILKYLCECQFDDNVKFKTAVNEEDPEKMRLQPIGKDKDGLMYWYQLDQDHNVRVYVEEQDDLDGSSWKCIVRNRNDLAEMLALLKTHIDPALLVKKEGEEGATNPEDQEKKGEDNGDVKKEGDVENDADKPSDENKSPTSPKLDSQHDGTEKENMKQEVPAEDAALKDSQKGADVASEKPVGETEEHTVKTSIKEEPMEVTESTKAGSEVTASKLTSPPVVTEPTEEARRKTAEEVQRAIKNDQQAKIPLKKREMKLSEDFDSNAGSGGSSVIVANTSLTTTKEPVKELNGNQVNGDTQPVKANESGTKFGIASTTSTTTTEVERRKEAQEEKMEASQTSGRKEEPNKQQLEKADDGKTEISAEKEKVSTLPSEEKMDVDKPEASSCIKSTGMPDDKQEPPQEVTCSIRKDNELPFTTIRKAPSSEEKSTSSKSDTKSSEMLDNHGVTPKGTTIPNSSKDKADCSKEPSTTSVQNDSKKLDGQKGKEKQPSDQTDKPTPSKSTKQVTLSLHNEEEKSLAPTKEDESQTKKMLVSKTVGEPHVSVEKDTKKVGDNNKQTSPEDVGKSPTEELSVSKKTSGLSVIRETKSPILIKKTEDVTTKEGEKTKESDKPSTKESNKPSVIKEQFTSETTARVASVIKMDTSRSPDEKEKQTVITETDKKSPAQESTKSSPSVEKEKSPSLKGVVKSSSAKEFERQPSEKIEALKLKAKDSTEKEMICKESGTKGTSKQIEKDKGCTPSASVANPKDADKLDSGKDKTSTSAPKLIPKETGKTEKEAENWSEKCGPAAESIEEPMEVQTSVPGPVKASVSEVGKAGEKKDAEEVKEKMDTIANVKDKNSETKRVEKKDEAKKVEEKKDVSKKTEPKKDESKKTDQKKDESKKAEEKKDESKTAEENKDASRKEESKKAEVKKVESTKAEEKKDASKKDESKKAEVKKDESTKAEKKKDASKKTEEKDTSKKEESKKAEVKKDESTKAEEKKDASKKTEEKKDAPKKTEEKKDAPKKTEEKKDASKKDESKKAEVKKDESTKTEEKKYASKKTEENKDASKKTEEKKDASKKEESKKAELKKDESTKTEQKNDASKKAEDKKDESKKAELKKDESTKAEEKKDASKAAEKKDASKKVEVEVEKDESTKAEEKKGASKSAENKDASKKVEVEKDESTKAEEKKCASKAAEKKDASKKVEVEKDESTKAEEKKGASKAAEKKDASKKVEVEKDESNKAEEKRGASKAAEKKDASKKVEVEKDESTKAEEKKGASKAAEKKDASKKVEVEKDESTKAEEKKGASKTAEEKKDASKKDESKKAEVKKDESSKAEEKQDASKKADEKKDEFKKAEEKKDECRKAAEKKHESKHMEEKDCHAETTPMDCEEPAKKDADKKKSGSDEESEHDPKQDGGKLEPSKKKKKKKEDHSGSEESKEKDEEKTDEPDKSAQTEDGEGGDNEGLHLKIRVAAHRRKAELQREERRADSESEAGDGRGLRRSPRICRPTAKVAEIQDRKQDKKPFTLLADKEVEKPEKEEEEEEEEEECPVPVRKPKEKKVDSDAHSKSKGKRRRRTRWSNTRTRRKKKGSEDDDDDDNEDESSVEEESEEDPSDEDYKVEKRPRRTRNRRERNTDDSDTSSDDDLPPNDDPCKHCGLPNHPELILLCDSCDNGYHTACLRPPLMIIPDGEWFCPPCQHKLLCEKLEEQLTNLDAVLKKRERAERRKERLVYVGISVENIITPSMEVEEQKEPEVEKKEKKEVKKSKSWGRRSTRAKKFISYRFDEFDEAIEEAIEEDLKEAEGGGAGRGKDMANITGLRGKDMSTILSEDGKENGKPQRPNVGQRRKKRRRLNDLDSDEEEDEEESEDEFRISDSSEEEEFVVSENDAESDAEAQSGDDSDFGSTGNGPRFRGSAWSRKSVKRRWNTRQPRRRRRPKGYSDDEELEETEEEEDDEIATEGSSEFSESDLDMRRRRSRRSLKKAVNYCETSESEGSQTAKNKDKMKPRKRLSSSESQASSSSRDSDEGERKKKRRRRDSSEEDSKKRRRHLSLKRRRESEDSDDDDSDDSEEEDRPIRKRVNRIDSDDSDEEEEEKKSAPAEKESEESKRPPRPLGLDEEDEEAAALVKGTSPLDYLVVDLPPTNGQSPMKGPEGLISRPPGGAVVGAAAGLMAHIGPKNPAAATAVAMTANGLASQEMPPPDEDEDDLLGVTDLVDYVCNSEQL